Proteins found in one Streptococcus criceti HS-6 genomic segment:
- a CDS encoding TlyA family RNA methyltransferase, producing MPKERVDVLAYKQGLFDTREQAKRGVMAGLVVSLLDGQRFDKPGEKIPDDTELRLKGQKLKYVSRGGLKLEKALQVFNLSVTGLTTIDIGASTGGFTDLMLQNGADLVYAVDVGTNQLVWKLRQDPRVVSMEQYNFRYAQAEDFKQGLPHFASIDVSFISLNLILPALTGLLSEGDKVVALVKPQFEAGRSQIGKHGIVKDKAIHRSVLEAVTDAAPDYGFTIKGIDFSPIQGGHGNIEFLICLEKSAQAQNLVKTAIVSTVEKAHEEFKKNEEA from the coding sequence ATGCCTAAGGAAAGAGTGGACGTTCTGGCTTATAAGCAAGGTCTCTTTGATACTAGGGAGCAGGCCAAGCGAGGGGTCATGGCTGGTCTGGTTGTAAGCCTGTTGGACGGTCAGCGTTTTGATAAGCCTGGAGAAAAGATTCCCGATGATACAGAACTTCGGCTCAAAGGACAAAAGCTCAAATATGTCAGTCGTGGCGGTCTCAAATTAGAAAAGGCGCTTCAGGTTTTTAACCTTTCTGTTACTGGCCTAACAACCATAGATATTGGAGCATCAACAGGTGGATTTACCGACCTTATGCTGCAAAATGGAGCTGACTTGGTTTATGCAGTTGATGTCGGCACCAACCAGTTGGTCTGGAAACTGCGTCAGGATCCTCGGGTTGTCAGCATGGAGCAGTATAATTTCCGCTATGCTCAGGCTGAAGATTTTAAGCAGGGACTGCCTCATTTTGCCAGTATTGATGTCAGCTTTATTTCCCTCAATCTTATTCTCCCCGCTCTGACTGGTCTCTTGAGTGAGGGCGATAAGGTCGTTGCCCTTGTAAAACCTCAATTTGAAGCTGGTCGTTCTCAAATTGGCAAGCACGGGATTGTCAAAGACAAAGCCATTCACCGTTCTGTCCTAGAGGCGGTAACAGATGCTGCCCCAGATTACGGATTTACTATTAAAGGGATAGATTTTTCCCCTATTCAGGGAGGTCACGGCAATATTGAATTTTTGATTTGCCTAGAAAAGTCAGCTCAGGCCCAAAATTTGGTTAAAACTGCGATTGTATCAACTGTAGAAAAAGCACATGAGGAATTTAAAAAGAATGAAGAAGCATGA
- the argJ gene encoding bifunctional glutamate N-acetyltransferase/amino-acid acetyltransferase ArgJ: MEILNGNIASPLGFSADGLHAGFKKRKLDFGWIVSECPASVAGVYTTNKVIAAPLIVTKQSVEKAGQLQAIVVNSGVANSCTGVQGMNDAWEMQKLTAEKLSLAPELVGVASTGVIGDLLPMATLKSGLSKIVVNGNADDFAKAILTTDTQTKTVAVSQDFGRDTVTMAGVAKGSGMIHPNMATMLGFITCDANISSTALQKALSAKVETTFNQITVDGDTSTNDMVLVMANGCAKNVEILPDTPEFEQFVEMLEYVMADLAKKIAQDGEGATKLIQVDVEGVATALDARMLAKSVVGSSLVKTAIFGEDPNWGRILAALGYAGVDIPVDNIDIYLGQLPVMLASSPVSFDSEEMDEVMQADTIQIRVDIHAGNQSGRAWGCDLSYDYVKINALYRT; the protein is encoded by the coding sequence TTGGAAATACTTAATGGAAATATTGCCAGCCCGCTAGGCTTTTCAGCTGATGGCTTGCATGCTGGCTTTAAAAAGCGGAAATTAGATTTTGGTTGGATTGTTTCAGAATGTCCTGCAAGTGTCGCAGGCGTCTATACCACCAATAAGGTCATTGCAGCACCTTTGATTGTTACTAAGCAGTCGGTGGAAAAGGCTGGACAGCTGCAGGCCATTGTTGTTAATTCAGGGGTGGCCAATTCCTGCACTGGTGTCCAAGGGATGAATGATGCTTGGGAAATGCAAAAGCTGACTGCCGAAAAACTCAGTCTAGCTCCTGAACTCGTTGGCGTTGCTTCGACCGGTGTGATTGGTGACCTTCTGCCTATGGCTACCTTGAAATCAGGCCTGTCTAAGATTGTAGTAAATGGGAATGCTGATGATTTTGCCAAGGCCATTTTGACAACTGACACTCAAACCAAGACAGTGGCAGTTAGTCAAGACTTTGGCCGTGATACGGTTACCATGGCTGGCGTTGCTAAGGGGTCAGGTATGATTCATCCTAATATGGCCACCATGCTGGGGTTTATTACCTGTGATGCTAATATTTCAAGTACTGCCTTGCAAAAAGCCCTGTCAGCTAAGGTTGAAACCACTTTTAACCAAATTACGGTTGATGGTGATACCTCAACTAATGATATGGTTTTGGTCATGGCTAATGGTTGTGCCAAAAATGTTGAAATCTTACCAGATACACCTGAGTTTGAGCAATTTGTAGAGATGTTGGAATATGTTATGGCAGATTTGGCTAAGAAAATTGCTCAGGATGGAGAAGGTGCTACCAAACTTATTCAGGTTGATGTTGAGGGTGTAGCAACAGCCCTCGATGCACGAATGCTGGCCAAGTCAGTTGTTGGGTCTAGTCTCGTTAAGACAGCCATCTTTGGCGAAGACCCTAATTGGGGCCGGATTCTGGCAGCCCTCGGTTATGCGGGTGTTGATATTCCGGTTGACAATATTGATATCTATCTAGGCCAGCTTCCCGTTATGTTAGCTTCCAGTCCGGTCTCTTTTGACAGTGAGGAAATGGATGAGGTTATGCAAGCAGATACCATTCAGATTAGGGTTGATATCCACGCCGGCAATCAGTCCGGCCGGGCTTGGGGATGTGATCTCTCCTATGATTATGTGAAAATCAATGCCCTCTATCGGACGTGA
- a CDS encoding polyprenyl synthetase family protein → MVKREKLDAALAKFYEQGPVSNRLQEAILYSIHAGGKRIRPLILLETLEGFGITLKESHYQVAAALEMVHTGSLIHDDLPAMDDDDYRRGRLTNHKQFDEATAILAGDSLFLDPYGLITQTDLKSETIVALIAELSQAAGTFGMVGGQMLDIEGEEQALTLEQVYAIHSHKTGKLLAFPFKAAGIIAEQDSDILAKLEKVGLLVGTSFQVRDDILDLTASFADLGKTPQKDLTAQKATYPSLLGLDESYRILNDSLDRAEVIFQKLKADKGFIPDKILEILERLRLYA, encoded by the coding sequence ATGGTTAAACGCGAAAAACTTGATGCTGCCCTAGCTAAATTTTATGAGCAAGGGCCGGTTTCTAATAGATTGCAGGAGGCCATTCTCTATTCTATCCATGCGGGTGGCAAGCGAATTCGTCCCCTGATTTTATTGGAAACTCTGGAAGGTTTTGGTATCACCCTAAAAGAATCCCATTATCAGGTTGCAGCTGCTCTGGAAATGGTTCACACGGGTAGCCTAATTCATGATGACCTGCCTGCTATGGACGATGATGATTACCGACGGGGGCGTTTGACTAATCATAAGCAGTTCGATGAGGCAACGGCTATTTTAGCAGGAGACAGCCTTTTTCTTGACCCTTACGGTCTCATAACTCAGACGGATTTGAAGTCTGAGACTATTGTGGCCTTGATTGCCGAATTGTCTCAAGCTGCCGGAACTTTCGGTATGGTCGGCGGTCAAATGCTGGATATTGAAGGCGAGGAGCAAGCTCTGACTCTTGAACAGGTCTATGCTATTCACAGCCATAAGACCGGTAAATTACTGGCCTTTCCCTTTAAGGCGGCTGGCATAATAGCCGAGCAGGATTCTGATATTCTAGCAAAACTGGAGAAAGTTGGCCTTTTAGTAGGGACAAGCTTCCAGGTTCGAGATGACATTCTGGATCTGACGGCTTCTTTTGCTGACTTGGGCAAGACCCCACAGAAAGATCTGACGGCTCAGAAAGCGACCTACCCTAGTTTGCTGGGCTTGGATGAATCCTATCGCATCTTGAATGATTCTTTAGATCGTGCAGAGGTAATTTTCCAAAAATTAAAAGCAGATAAGGGATTCATACCTGATAAGATTTTAGAAATACTAGAAAGGTTGCGTCTTTATGCCTAA
- a CDS encoding CidA/LrgA family protein: MKLYVQFMIILIFSLVGEIISTVFNLPIPGSIIGLILLFVALEVKLVRLRHIYTVGKFMLDNMTILFLPAGVGIMQYFKVIIPNLLPILIITLGALVINLLTIGLIVTWIKNRFEGDYKD; encoded by the coding sequence ATGAAACTCTATGTTCAGTTTATGATTATTCTCATTTTTTCTTTGGTCGGTGAGATTATCTCTACTGTCTTTAATTTACCTATTCCCGGCAGCATTATTGGCTTGATTTTGCTTTTTGTGGCTTTGGAGGTCAAACTCGTTCGTTTGCGGCATATTTATACTGTCGGGAAATTCATGCTGGATAATATGACGATTCTCTTTTTACCGGCTGGTGTCGGGATTATGCAATATTTTAAGGTTATTATCCCCAATCTTTTGCCAATTCTTATCATTACTTTAGGAGCTCTAGTCATTAATCTATTAACGATTGGCTTGATTGTCACTTGGATTAAGAATCGTTTTGAAGGCGACTATAAAGATTAA
- a CDS encoding arginine repressor, whose product MKKHERLELLRKIVLENEIETQHDLVAKLEAHGLKSTQATISRDINNLGIIKVPGKSGKYVYGLSKESARKLMTPLQQACEYITSLSEQVTGLEQMIAISVVPGNTRYLKRLLIKDYQEEIFSIIADDDAILVVMKSAKQADQLVQNLRSWMQQHH is encoded by the coding sequence ATGAAGAAGCATGAACGTTTAGAACTTCTGCGCAAAATTGTTTTGGAAAATGAAATCGAGACCCAGCATGACTTAGTCGCTAAGTTGGAAGCACACGGTCTTAAGTCAACTCAGGCAACTATTTCCCGCGATATTAATAATCTGGGGATTATCAAGGTACCAGGTAAATCCGGCAAGTATGTTTACGGCCTTTCCAAAGAATCAGCTCGCAAGCTGATGACGCCCTTGCAGCAAGCTTGTGAATATATCACGAGTCTTTCTGAACAGGTTACAGGCTTGGAGCAGATGATTGCTATTTCTGTCGTACCAGGGAATACCAGATATCTGAAGCGCCTCTTAATCAAGGATTATCAAGAGGAAATTTTTAGCATTATTGCTGACGATGATGCTATCCTAGTGGTTATGAAATCAGCAAAGCAGGCTGATCAACTGGTTCAAAATTTGCGAAGCTGGATGCAGCAGCACCACTGA
- the recN gene encoding DNA repair protein RecN, whose protein sequence is MLLEISIKNFAIIEEISLNFEKGMTVLTGETGAGKSIIIDAMNMMLGARASTEVIRHNAPKAEIQGFFAVEESPALSQVMQEHGIEFSDELIIRREILQNGRSVSRINGQMVNLSTLRSVGQYLVDIHGQHDQEELMKATQHIKLLDEFGDEDFQAIKKTYQSTFDAYRSLRKRVIEKQKNEQEHKARIEMLEFQLAEIEAADLKAGEDDKLNRERDRLLNYKNIADTLNNAYAMLDNEDFSSLANVRSAMNDLQTIEAYDPDYKELFTSLSESYYILEDVNKRLSDIIDNLDFDGNRLNAIDDRLNVINTITRKYGGNVDDVLDYFATISKEYNHLTGNDLESDDLEGQLKNLEKKLLMSSQALSDKRHFLAQTLESDIKHELTDLYMEKADFQVQFSKAKFSHEGNEHVEFYISTNPGEGFKPLVKVASGGELSRLMLAIKSAFARKEDKTSIVFDEVDTGVSGRVAQAIAQKIYKIGSHGQVLAISHLPQVIAAADYQFFIEKESKDDSTVSTVRLLTAEERIEEIAKMLAGDQVTQAALSQAKELLK, encoded by the coding sequence ATGTTATTAGAAATTTCCATTAAAAATTTTGCTATTATTGAGGAAATTTCCCTCAATTTTGAAAAGGGGATGACTGTTCTGACTGGTGAAACGGGTGCAGGAAAGTCCATCATTATTGATGCCATGAATATGATGCTAGGAGCTAGGGCTAGTACGGAAGTTATTCGTCATAATGCTCCCAAAGCTGAAATTCAGGGCTTTTTCGCGGTGGAGGAGAGTCCTGCCCTCAGTCAGGTTATGCAAGAACATGGGATTGAATTCAGTGATGAGCTGATTATCCGACGTGAAATCCTCCAAAACGGCCGCAGCGTCAGCCGTATCAACGGTCAGATGGTCAATCTATCAACCCTCCGTTCGGTTGGTCAATACCTTGTAGACATTCATGGACAGCATGATCAAGAAGAATTGATGAAAGCGACTCAGCATATCAAGCTCCTTGATGAGTTTGGCGATGAGGATTTTCAAGCCATAAAGAAAACTTATCAGTCGACTTTTGATGCCTATCGAAGTCTGCGCAAACGTGTCATTGAAAAGCAAAAGAATGAGCAGGAGCATAAGGCGAGGATAGAAATGCTGGAGTTTCAGTTGGCTGAAATTGAAGCAGCCGACCTCAAAGCTGGTGAAGATGATAAGCTGAATCGAGAGCGAGACAGATTACTCAATTACAAGAATATAGCAGACACACTTAACAATGCTTATGCGATGCTGGATAATGAGGATTTCTCAAGCCTAGCTAATGTTCGCTCTGCCATGAATGATCTCCAGACCATTGAGGCATACGATCCAGATTATAAGGAACTTTTTACTAGCCTATCAGAGAGCTACTATATCTTAGAGGACGTTAACAAGCGTCTATCCGATATCATTGACAATCTTGATTTTGATGGGAATCGTCTCAATGCCATTGATGACCGCCTTAATGTTATCAATACTATTACCCGAAAATATGGCGGAAATGTTGACGATGTCCTAGATTATTTTGCTACGATCAGCAAGGAGTATAATCATCTGACGGGGAATGATTTAGAGAGTGATGATTTGGAGGGGCAGCTCAAGAATTTAGAGAAGAAATTGCTGATGTCCAGTCAAGCGCTGAGTGATAAACGGCATTTCCTAGCCCAGACCCTGGAAAGTGATATTAAACATGAGTTGACAGACCTTTACATGGAAAAGGCAGACTTCCAAGTGCAGTTTAGCAAGGCTAAGTTTAGTCATGAGGGAAATGAGCACGTAGAATTTTACATTTCTACCAATCCCGGAGAAGGCTTTAAGCCACTGGTTAAGGTAGCCTCTGGTGGTGAATTATCCCGTCTCATGCTGGCCATTAAGTCTGCTTTTGCCCGTAAGGAAGATAAGACTTCTATCGTCTTTGATGAGGTTGACACAGGGGTGTCAGGTCGGGTCGCTCAAGCCATTGCCCAAAAGATTTATAAGATTGGCAGTCACGGTCAAGTCTTGGCCATTTCACATCTGCCTCAGGTTATTGCGGCAGCTGATTATCAATTTTTTATTGAAAAGGAAAGCAAGGATGACTCAACCGTTTCCACTGTCCGTCTTTTGACAGCAGAAGAAAGAATTGAAGAAATTGCTAAGATGTTAGCTGGTGATCAGGTTACTCAAGCAGCCTTGAGCCAGGCGAAAGAACTCTTGAAATAA
- the argC gene encoding N-acetyl-gamma-glutamyl-phosphate reductase gives MKVAIVGVTGYSGLELVRLLAGHSQAQVASVHATKEVGQKLSALYPHLAGICDLELQAFQALNIIQNTDLVFFATPSGVAKEASEIFVEHDFPMIDLSGDHRLSAPSYEKWYGKQAAKPAVLDKFTYSLAEFADGYSGKFIANPGCYATATELALIPLMNWGKVDLDSIIVDAKSGLTGAGKKLAESSHFVNVHDNYMTYKINKHQHIPEIAQELKKFNPNFQHLQFSTSLLPINRGIMATAYIKMTEDVSQEEVYRRYQDFYDDKPFVRLQGNLPNLHDVLGSNYTDIGFAYNPITKVLTVVSVLDNLVKGAAGQAIQNMNIAFGFAETDGLLSGPSYL, from the coding sequence ATGAAAGTAGCCATTGTCGGTGTTACAGGGTATAGCGGACTTGAATTAGTCCGGTTGCTGGCTGGCCACAGCCAAGCCCAGGTAGCATCCGTTCATGCGACTAAAGAGGTTGGGCAAAAGTTATCCGCTCTCTACCCCCACCTAGCTGGTATCTGTGATTTGGAATTACAAGCCTTTCAAGCTTTGAATATTATTCAAAATACTGATCTAGTCTTCTTTGCCACACCAAGTGGTGTCGCTAAAGAAGCCTCAGAAATCTTTGTTGAGCATGATTTTCCTATGATTGATCTTTCAGGTGATCACCGCTTGTCTGCTCCAAGCTATGAAAAATGGTATGGGAAGCAGGCAGCTAAACCAGCTGTTTTAGATAAATTCACCTATTCCTTGGCTGAATTTGCGGACGGGTACTCAGGAAAGTTCATTGCTAATCCTGGCTGTTATGCCACCGCAACAGAATTGGCCCTGATTCCTCTGATGAATTGGGGGAAGGTCGATTTAGATTCCATCATTGTAGATGCTAAGAGCGGCTTGACTGGGGCAGGGAAAAAGCTGGCTGAATCTAGCCACTTTGTCAACGTCCATGATAATTACATGACGTACAAGATCAATAAGCATCAGCATATTCCTGAAATTGCGCAGGAGCTAAAGAAATTCAATCCTAATTTTCAGCACCTACAATTTTCAACTTCTCTTTTACCAATCAATCGAGGTATCATGGCGACAGCCTATATCAAGATGACAGAAGATGTCAGTCAGGAGGAGGTTTATCGACGTTATCAGGATTTTTATGACGATAAACCTTTTGTTCGTCTGCAAGGCAATTTACCTAACTTGCACGATGTTCTAGGCTCTAACTATACCGATATCGGTTTTGCTTACAATCCGATAACTAAGGTCTTAACCGTAGTCTCTGTCCTTGATAATCTGGTCAAAGGGGCTGCCGGTCAGGCCATTCAAAATATGAACATAGCCTTTGGCTTTGCTGAGACAGATGGCTTGCTATCAGGTCCCAGCTACTTATAA
- the argB gene encoding acetylglutamate kinase, whose translation MSDTIVIKIGGRASQNLTGDFLEQLASWKSQGKSLIIVHGGGYAINQLMEEADIAVKKIDGLRVTDSQSLNLVKQALVEIVGKNILTSLSQAGLDAQQLIEELPALVEADFLNQAKYGYVGQVSQIHSHVLQSLLEQGVIPLIPSLGYQGGRILLNINADYLATSLAVALQAEKLILMTDVSGVKESGQVLSSLKIGDIPDKIEQGIITGGMVPKLQSAAQTVKSGVAQVLIGDNLTNGTLIEV comes from the coding sequence ATGTCAGATACAATTGTGATAAAAATTGGTGGCCGAGCCAGCCAGAATTTAACTGGTGATTTTCTCGAACAGCTGGCCTCTTGGAAGTCCCAAGGGAAGTCTCTCATCATTGTTCATGGTGGAGGCTATGCCATCAATCAGCTTATGGAAGAAGCCGATATTGCCGTTAAAAAAATTGATGGCTTGCGGGTAACAGACAGCCAGTCGCTTAACCTCGTCAAACAAGCCCTCGTTGAGATTGTCGGAAAAAACATTCTTACCAGTCTGAGTCAGGCTGGTCTTGACGCTCAACAGCTGATAGAGGAACTCCCAGCCCTGGTTGAGGCTGATTTTCTGAACCAAGCTAAATATGGCTATGTCGGACAGGTCAGTCAAATTCACAGTCATGTCCTACAGTCCCTTCTAGAACAAGGGGTTATTCCTCTTATTCCGTCTCTGGGTTATCAAGGAGGTCGGATCCTGCTCAACATTAATGCTGATTATCTGGCAACTAGTCTTGCGGTCGCCCTGCAGGCAGAAAAGCTGATTCTGATGACTGATGTTTCTGGCGTAAAGGAGTCAGGGCAGGTCTTATCCAGCCTGAAAATTGGGGATATTCCTGATAAGATTGAACAGGGAATCATCACTGGCGGTATGGTTCCTAAACTACAGAGTGCTGCTCAGACGGTCAAATCAGGTGTGGCTCAGGTGTTGATTGGTGACAATTTGACCAACGGCACCCTGATTGAAGTTTAA
- a CDS encoding LrgB family protein, translating to MADIYSNPIFGLSLSIFAYLIGLLIFRRFPHPATTPLLVATIALIVLLKITGISYADYYKGGIYLNTLIVPSTVALAIPLYRNFPLMKHHYRSILLGTSISTIINTCYTAVIAKCFGLDFFFAISLFPKSVTTAMAIGISQKMGGITTLTLAVVVMTGILTSVIGPSVLKFFKIQDPIAFGLALGGTGHAIGTGAALKYGQIQGAMAGLAIGVTGVMYVIISPIVAQLILR from the coding sequence ATGGCTGATATTTACAGCAATCCCATTTTCGGTCTATCATTGTCAATTTTTGCCTACCTTATTGGGCTTTTAATTTTTAGGCGTTTTCCTCATCCAGCGACTACGCCTCTTTTAGTTGCTACCATTGCCTTGATCGTTCTTTTGAAAATTACAGGAATTTCTTATGCTGACTATTATAAAGGTGGCATTTATCTTAACACCTTGATTGTTCCCTCGACGGTTGCTTTGGCCATTCCCCTTTATCGTAATTTTCCCTTGATGAAACATCACTATCGCAGTATTCTCTTGGGGACTTCTATATCAACTATTATCAATACTTGCTATACAGCGGTGATAGCTAAGTGTTTTGGCTTAGACTTTTTCTTTGCTATCTCACTTTTTCCAAAATCCGTCACTACCGCCATGGCCATTGGTATCAGCCAAAAGATGGGGGGAATTACTACTTTGACTCTTGCGGTTGTGGTTATGACTGGTATTTTAACAAGTGTTATCGGCCCATCTGTTCTAAAATTCTTCAAAATTCAAGACCCCATTGCCTTTGGGCTAGCTCTTGGCGGTACCGGTCACGCTATCGGGACAGGGGCTGCCCTTAAATATGGACAGATTCAAGGAGCCATGGCAGGTTTGGCTATCGGAGTTACCGGTGTCATGTATGTCATTATCAGTCCGATTGTGGCTCAGCTGATTTTGAGATGA
- a CDS encoding DUF6287 domain-containing protein: MQMVNIVKGSKDKEKKLRFDLQLAMLIIGGIILAFSLGAIEQKVSSDTSSSDQPVAQTTGEILPLDTNGVLNGDYSSVVGTWKCDNGASITFDTAGQVSYKSKKGKISKGLIYNARLLDGRLEAQFQTKGGEVVSIFLIPTGTTSKYENQSYQSDAVLVNSKTSDDNHPFYR; this comes from the coding sequence ATGCAGATGGTGAATATCGTAAAAGGAAGTAAGGATAAAGAAAAGAAATTACGTTTTGACCTACAATTAGCCATGTTAATTATAGGTGGAATTATTTTGGCTTTCTCACTAGGAGCTATTGAACAAAAGGTAAGTTCAGATACCTCATCATCTGATCAGCCAGTTGCCCAAACAACTGGGGAAATCTTACCATTGGATACCAATGGTGTCCTCAATGGCGATTATTCCAGTGTAGTCGGAACTTGGAAATGTGATAACGGAGCTAGCATTACTTTTGATACAGCTGGCCAAGTCAGTTATAAATCCAAAAAAGGAAAAATCAGCAAAGGATTGATTTACAATGCCCGCCTCCTAGATGGACGACTGGAAGCCCAATTTCAAACTAAGGGCGGAGAGGTTGTCAGCATTTTCTTGATTCCAACTGGAACCACTAGTAAATATGAAAACCAAAGCTATCAATCTGATGCTGTTCTGGTGAACTCTAAGACATCAGATGATAATCATCCCTTCTATAGATAA
- a CDS encoding acetylornithine transaminase, translating to MTKLFSNYKRSTIEFVKAQGNELIDSQGKHYLDFSTGIGVTNLGFHPQVKAALENQVQEIWHTPNLYQNSLQEEVAQKLIGDYDYLAFFCNSGAEANEAAIKIARKASGKQGIITFQNSFHGRTFGSMSATGQDKIKTGFGDGVPHFSYAKFNDLMSVKSLVDEQTAAVMLEMVQGESGILPADKTFVQDLAAFCQEKGIYLIVDEVQTGMGRTGKLFSFEHYGIIPDIVTLAKGLANGVPVGAMLAKTNLGSAFSYGSHGSTFGGNKLAMAASSAVLDILTSPGFLDQTWENGNYLQDQLKKVLANNPKIIQIRGLGYMIGIQTTENLADLVQAARDKGLIVLTAGTDVIRLLPPLTLTKDEIDKGVAILADIFTEQG from the coding sequence ATGACTAAATTATTTTCAAATTATAAACGGTCGACGATCGAATTTGTCAAAGCACAGGGCAATGAATTGATTGATAGTCAAGGCAAGCACTATCTAGATTTTTCAACGGGCATCGGAGTAACCAACCTTGGCTTCCATCCGCAGGTTAAGGCAGCTTTGGAAAATCAGGTACAAGAAATCTGGCACACACCCAACCTTTATCAAAACAGTCTGCAAGAAGAAGTCGCCCAAAAGTTGATCGGTGACTATGATTATCTGGCCTTCTTCTGTAATAGCGGGGCCGAGGCAAATGAAGCAGCTATTAAGATCGCCCGCAAGGCCAGCGGTAAACAAGGCATTATTACTTTCCAAAATTCCTTTCATGGTCGGACTTTTGGGTCCATGTCTGCGACAGGCCAAGATAAGATTAAAACAGGCTTTGGTGATGGAGTTCCCCACTTTAGTTATGCCAAATTCAATGATTTGATGTCTGTCAAAAGCTTGGTTGATGAGCAAACAGCAGCAGTGATGTTGGAAATGGTTCAGGGAGAATCAGGTATTCTCCCTGCGGATAAGACCTTTGTTCAAGACCTAGCCGCCTTCTGCCAAGAAAAGGGAATCTATCTGATTGTCGATGAAGTTCAAACCGGCATGGGACGCACGGGTAAGCTCTTTTCCTTTGAGCACTACGGTATTATACCTGATATCGTCACCTTAGCTAAGGGCCTAGCCAATGGTGTCCCTGTCGGTGCCATGCTGGCTAAGACAAATCTCGGTTCAGCCTTCTCTTACGGCAGTCATGGATCAACCTTTGGCGGCAATAAATTAGCTATGGCGGCCAGTTCGGCTGTCTTGGATATCCTGACTTCACCAGGTTTTCTCGACCAAACTTGGGAAAATGGTAATTATCTCCAAGACCAATTGAAAAAAGTCTTAGCGAATAATCCTAAAATCATTCAAATTCGCGGATTAGGCTATATGATAGGAATTCAGACGACCGAGAATTTAGCAGATTTAGTTCAGGCTGCGCGTGATAAAGGATTGATTGTTCTGACAGCCGGTACCGATGTCATTCGTCTCCTGCCGCCGCTGACCTTGACCAAGGATGAGATTGACAAAGGCGTGGCCATTTTGGCAGATATTTTTACCGAGCAAGGCTAG
- the nrdF gene encoding class 1b ribonucleoside-diphosphate reductase subunit beta produces MTTYYKAINWNEIEDLIDKSTWEKLTEQFWLDTRIPLSNDLDDWRKLSDEEKDLVGKVFGGLTLLDTMQSETGVEAIRKDVRTPHEEAVLNNIQFMESVHAKSYSSIFSTLNTKSEIEEIFEWTNNNEYLQKKAEIINEIYLNGNPLQKKVASTFLETFLFYSGFFTPLYYLGNNKLSNVAEIIKLIIRDESVHGTYIGYKFQLGFNELSEEEQSEFRDWMYDLLYQLYENEELYTKTLYDGVGWTEEVMTFLRYNANKALMNLGQDPLFPDTADDVNPIVMNGISTGTSNHDFFSQVGNGYLLGSVEAMQDDDYNYGREMQ; encoded by the coding sequence ATGACAACATACTACAAAGCCATTAACTGGAACGAAATTGAAGATCTAATTGACAAGTCAACTTGGGAAAAGCTCACTGAGCAATTTTGGCTGGATACCCGTATCCCACTATCAAATGACTTGGATGACTGGCGTAAGCTATCTGATGAAGAAAAAGACTTGGTCGGCAAGGTTTTTGGAGGCTTGACGCTGCTTGATACCATGCAATCAGAGACTGGTGTTGAGGCTATTCGTAAAGATGTTCGTACTCCCCACGAGGAGGCCGTTCTCAACAATATCCAGTTCATGGAATCTGTCCATGCCAAATCCTACTCATCCATCTTTTCAACTCTCAATACCAAGTCTGAGATTGAAGAGATCTTCGAGTGGACCAACAACAATGAATACCTTCAAAAAAAAGCTGAGATTATCAATGAAATTTATCTCAATGGTAATCCCCTCCAAAAGAAGGTTGCTTCAACTTTCCTAGAGACCTTCCTCTTCTACTCTGGTTTTTTCACCCCACTTTACTACCTTGGAAACAATAAGCTCTCTAACGTTGCAGAAATTATTAAACTCATTATCCGTGATGAATCTGTTCACGGAACCTATATCGGCTATAAGTTTCAATTAGGATTTAACGAACTTTCAGAAGAAGAACAAAGCGAGTTTCGTGACTGGATGTACGATCTCCTTTATCAACTCTATGAAAACGAAGAGCTTTACACCAAAACCCTCTACGATGGAGTAGGCTGGACCGAAGAGGTCATGACCTTCCTGCGTTACAATGCCAATAAGGCTCTGATGAATCTGGGGCAAGATCCTCTCTTCCCGGATACGGCTGATGATGTTAATCCTATCGTCATGAATGGGATTTCGACTGGTACTAGCAACCATGACTTTTTCTCACAAGTTGGGAATGGCTATCTTCTTGGTAGTGTTGAAGCCATGCAGGACGATGATTATAATTACGGACGTGAGATGCAATAA